The proteins below are encoded in one region of Triticum aestivum cultivar Chinese Spring chromosome 1B, IWGSC CS RefSeq v2.1, whole genome shotgun sequence:
- the LOC123149839 gene encoding protein ANTAGONIST OF LIKE HETEROCHROMATIN PROTEIN 1, with product MPNRRRKREPDDGGGAAAAAGAGGAGTDESKRHLDLRITNILAEYHAPRPARRALPLLELNGRLLAEEDEEGEAEVVSPLTAPAPALPVVVVDGRPSKRRVVAGGGGGGGDEASPYQRRLWVKDRSSEWWELRSSPGYPEAEFLREFRMGRATFGMVCDALGAAVAKEDTALRAAIPVRQRVAVCVWRLATGEPLRLVSKRFGIGISTCHKLVLEVCAAIRSILMPRFLRWPDRGSAAAAAVKASFEASSGVPDVVGAMYTTHIPIIAPKVHVASYFNRRHTERNQKTSYSITLQGVVGPDAAFTDVCIGWPGSLADDQVLDKSALQQRAAAGMMEGSWVVGGASYPLTDWCLVPYTHQNLTWTQHAFNEKVADLRGVAVDAFSRLKSRWACLQKRTEVKLQDLPVVLGACCVLHNICEARGEAMPPELRVEVEDDLAVLDNPVRSDAAAKARDKIAHNLLHRGLAGTAFF from the coding sequence ATGCCCAATCGCCGGCGGAAGCGCGAGCCCGACGACGGAGGGGGCGCCGCGGCCGCGGCCGGTGCTGGTGGCGCCGGCACGGATGAGAGCAAGAGGCATCTTGATTTGCGCATCACCAACATCCTGGCCGAGTACCACGCGCCTCGCCCCGCCCGCCGCGCGCTCCCCCTCCTCGAGCTCAACGGCCGGCTTCTtgcggaggaggacgaggagggggaggccgAGGTCGTCTCCCCGCTCACGGCGCCGGCCCCGGCCCTGCCGGTCGTGGTCGTCGACGGGCGGCCGTCCAAGCGCCGGGTCGtcgccggcggaggaggaggaggaggagacgaggcCTCGCCGTACCAGCGCCGGCTGTGGGTCAAGGACCGGTCCAGCGAGTGGTGGGAGCTGCGGAGCAGCCCGGGGTACCCGGAGGCGGAGTTCCTGCGGGAGTTCCGGATGGGCCGCGCCACGTTCGGCATGGTCTGCGACGCGCTCGGCGCCGCCGTCGCCAAGGAGGACACGGCGCTCCGCGCCGCCATCCCCGTCCGGCAGCGCGTGGCGGTCTGCGTGTGGCGGCTCGCCACCGGCGAGCCGCTCCGGCTCGTCTCCAAGCGCTTCGGCATCGGCATCTCCACCTGCCACAAGCTGGTGCTGGAGGTGTGCGCCGCCATCCGCTCCATCCTCATGCCGCGCTTCCTCCGCTGGCCGGACCGcgggtccgccgccgccgccgccgtgaagGCCAGCTTCGAGGCCAGCTCGGGCGTGCCGGACGTGGTGGGCGCCATGTACACCACCCACATCCCCATCATCGCGCCCAAGGTGCACGTGGCCTCCTACTTCAACCGCCGGCACACGGAGCGCAACCAGAAGACGTCCTACTCCATCACGCTGCAGGGGGTGGTCGGCCCCGACGCCGCCTTCACCGACGTCTGCATCGGCTGGCCCGGGTCCCTGGCCGACGACCAGGTGCTCGACAAGTCGGCGCTGCAGCAGCGCGCCGCGGCCGGGATGATGGAGGGGTCCTGGGTGGTCGGCGGCGCCAGCTACCCGCTCACCGACTGGTGCCTCGTCCCCTACACCCACCAGAACCTCACCTGGACGCAGCACGCCTTCAACGAGAAGGTCGCCGATCTCCGGGGGGTGGCCGTCGACGCCTTCTCGCGCCTCAAGAGCCGCTGGGCCTGCCTGCAGAAGCGCACCGAGGTGAAGCTCCAGGACCTGCCCGTCGTGCTCGGCGCCTGCTGCGTGCTCCACAACATCTGCGAGGCCAGAGGGGAGGCCATGCCGCCGGAGCTCcgggtggaggtggaggacgacctGGCCGTGCTCGACAACCCCGTGCGCTCCGACGCCGCCGCCAAGGCCAGGGACAAGATCGCGCACAACCTCCTCCACCGCGGCCTCGCCGGCACCGCCTTCTTCTAA